A genomic region of Pseudomonas sp. KU43P contains the following coding sequences:
- a CDS encoding DUF3944 domain-containing protein yields MAYREDSDLAFLGRMESSDLNDLVYCLTHDKDGSVRFTEELTVNDRYKAHHPDHHEYWDLIAAEIQCFGANTFATIFRGGKGVEYKEVLTDVCDKLKVNYNKDASVEKIESCLLMKILSDALEKMTPEELRELATATGMKNTSGLTAEAMTGIFQAVFRAGGFSSYKLTLIIVNAVLKQLIGRGLSLAANAALARTMAVLTGPIGWAITGLWTAVDIAGSAYRVTIPAVIQVAALRQKHLYAKQAAEISFS; encoded by the coding sequence ATGGCATATCGGGAAGACAGTGATTTGGCATTCTTGGGTCGCATGGAATCGTCCGACCTGAATGATCTAGTGTACTGCCTCACGCACGATAAAGACGGTAGCGTTCGCTTTACGGAAGAGCTGACAGTCAATGACCGCTACAAGGCTCATCATCCCGACCACCATGAATACTGGGATCTCATCGCTGCCGAAATCCAATGCTTCGGGGCCAACACCTTCGCCACGATTTTCCGTGGCGGTAAAGGCGTGGAGTACAAGGAGGTGTTGACGGATGTGTGTGACAAGCTGAAGGTCAACTACAACAAAGACGCCAGCGTTGAGAAAATTGAGTCTTGCCTTCTGATGAAAATTCTTTCCGATGCGCTGGAAAAAATGACCCCCGAGGAGTTGCGCGAACTTGCAACGGCAACAGGTATGAAAAATACCAGTGGCCTTACGGCCGAAGCGATGACGGGTATCTTCCAGGCTGTTTTCCGTGCAGGCGGGTTCAGTTCCTACAAGTTGACCTTGATCATCGTTAACGCTGTGCTCAAACAGCTTATCGGCCGTGGTCTTTCGTTGGCAGCGAATGCTGCATTAGCCAGAACCATGGCTGTGCTGACTGGGCCTATTGGCTGGGCAATCACGGGGCTGTGGACGGCTGTGGATATCGCAGGCAGTGCATACCGCGTAACTATCCCTGCTGTAATTCAGGTTGCTGCACTGCGCCAAAAGCATCTCTACGCCAAGCAGGCCGCTGAGATCAGTTTCAGTTAA
- a CDS encoding AAA family ATPase, with protein sequence MQRIVILGNGGSGKSTLARALGERLNLCVVHLDKLFWEPNWTEPDAEQFRDRVREAVAGDAWVCEGNYARRTFDLRLPKADLIIWLDTPRLTCFMRVLLRLLRNQPRPDRAAGCEERFELAFLKFVWTFDQSYRQGIEAVREKVGPQVPTLHLRGKREVRAFLEGLPANPAAMINGV encoded by the coding sequence ATGCAACGAATCGTCATCCTAGGCAACGGCGGCAGCGGCAAGTCCACCCTCGCCCGCGCACTGGGCGAGCGTCTGAACCTCTGCGTGGTGCACCTGGACAAACTCTTCTGGGAACCCAACTGGACCGAGCCCGACGCCGAACAGTTTCGTGACCGCGTGCGCGAGGCCGTTGCCGGTGATGCTTGGGTGTGCGAAGGCAACTACGCCCGCCGCACGTTCGACCTTCGCCTGCCAAAAGCGGATTTGATCATCTGGCTCGACACACCTCGGCTCACCTGTTTCATGCGGGTACTGCTGCGCCTGCTTCGCAACCAACCACGCCCCGATCGTGCGGCAGGCTGTGAGGAAAGGTTCGAGCTGGCATTTCTCAAGTTCGTATGGACATTCGACCAGAGTTACCGACAAGGCATCGAAGCCGTTCGCGAGAAAGTCGGGCCGCAGGTGCCTACGCTTCACTTGCGTGGCAAGCGCGAAGTCAGGGCGTTTCTCGAAGGGCTACCAGCAAACCCTGCGGCGATGATCAACGGAGTTTAA
- a CDS encoding SDR family NAD(P)-dependent oxidoreductase, translated as MPLIPELNGKANVLVCGASRGIGLALCTALSSRDDVAQVWAVSRNASHDDGLVALAKQQGERIALMDCDACDEYALAALASEVGCSCHHLHLVISTLGILHQEGARAEKSLAQLDLASLQASFATNAFAPILLLKHLLPLLRKGPATFAALSARVGSISDNRSGGWYSYRASKAALNQLLHTASIELRRLNPAATVLALHPGTTDTVLSRPFQANVPAGKLFEPAFAAQCMLEQIERLGPSDSGGFWAWDGRPIQW; from the coding sequence ATGCCCCTGATTCCCGAACTGAATGGCAAGGCCAATGTGCTGGTGTGCGGTGCAAGCCGGGGTATTGGGTTGGCTTTGTGCACGGCGTTGTCGAGCCGCGATGATGTCGCCCAGGTGTGGGCAGTCTCACGTAACGCCAGCCACGATGACGGGCTCGTGGCACTCGCCAAGCAACAAGGTGAGCGCATTGCGCTGATGGATTGCGATGCTTGTGACGAGTATGCACTCGCAGCGCTTGCGAGCGAGGTCGGCTGTTCCTGCCATCATCTTCACTTGGTCATCAGTACCTTGGGCATTCTTCATCAGGAAGGTGCCAGGGCGGAGAAGTCGTTAGCGCAACTCGACTTGGCCAGCCTGCAGGCGAGCTTCGCGACCAACGCATTCGCGCCGATACTGCTGCTCAAGCATCTGCTGCCGCTTTTGCGCAAAGGGCCCGCGACTTTTGCAGCGTTGTCGGCCAGGGTTGGCTCGATCAGCGACAATCGATCAGGCGGGTGGTACAGCTACCGGGCGAGCAAGGCGGCGCTGAATCAGTTGCTGCATACAGCGAGCATCGAACTGCGGCGACTGAACCCAGCGGCAACGGTGTTGGCGCTGCACCCTGGCACGACCGACACAGTGTTGTCGCGTCCGTTTCAAGCCAATGTTCCAGCAGGAAAGCTGTTCGAGCCCGCGTTTGCAGCCCAATGCATGCTCGAACAGATAGAACGGCTAGGCCCATCCGACAGCGGTGGCTTCTGGGCCTGGGACGGTCGCCCCATACAATGGTGA
- a CDS encoding molybdopterin-dependent oxidoreductase, whose translation MKLSFIDSAHLSRRRVLRDGFALAVATSPLISLAKAAEEPTEDVSVAAGPRPLVQYPQKRPLTLVTTRPPHLETPFRVFNEGAITPNDAFFVRYHLANFPTSIDPDTYRLTIKGAVDTPLSLSLAELKALGETIEVVAVNQCSGNSRAFSMPRVFGAQLGNGSMGNARWLGVPLKTVLAKAGVKAGAKQVTFDGLDKPVLASTPDFIKALDIDHAMNGEPLIAWSMNGEALPFLNGYPIRLVVPGYFGTYWVKHLSEIEVLDHTYEGFFMAKGYRLPDNDCLCVAPGTTPAKTRPIAKLPVRSFITSVSHNDVLPLKHSVVLKGIAFDGGAGISKVEVSIDGGKQWREAALGQDLGRFSFREWTLLINFAHRGATQLLVRASNNAGETQPLRADWNPGGYRRNVVECTHVTIA comes from the coding sequence ATGAAACTCAGCTTTATCGATAGCGCTCACCTCAGCCGCCGGCGTGTGCTGCGCGATGGCTTCGCCCTCGCCGTGGCGACCAGCCCATTGATCAGCCTGGCCAAGGCCGCCGAGGAACCCACCGAGGACGTCAGTGTTGCCGCCGGCCCGCGGCCCTTGGTGCAATACCCGCAGAAGCGACCGCTGACGTTGGTAACCACTCGCCCTCCCCATCTCGAAACGCCGTTCCGAGTCTTCAACGAGGGCGCCATTACCCCGAATGACGCGTTCTTTGTCCGCTACCACCTGGCCAACTTTCCCACCAGCATTGACCCGGATACCTACCGCCTGACGATCAAAGGCGCGGTCGATACCCCCTTGTCACTCTCCCTCGCCGAACTCAAGGCACTTGGTGAGACGATAGAGGTAGTGGCCGTGAACCAATGCTCGGGCAACAGCCGAGCGTTCTCGATGCCACGCGTGTTCGGGGCCCAACTGGGCAATGGTTCCATGGGCAACGCCCGCTGGCTGGGCGTTCCGCTCAAGACGGTGCTGGCAAAGGCAGGCGTGAAAGCCGGCGCGAAACAGGTGACGTTCGACGGCCTCGACAAGCCGGTGCTTGCGAGCACGCCAGACTTCATCAAGGCCTTGGACATCGACCACGCCATGAACGGCGAGCCCTTGATTGCCTGGTCCATGAACGGCGAGGCATTGCCCTTCCTCAACGGCTACCCCATTCGCCTCGTGGTACCTGGCTATTTCGGCACCTATTGGGTCAAGCACCTGAGTGAGATCGAAGTGCTCGACCACACTTACGAAGGGTTCTTCATGGCGAAGGGCTACCGTCTACCCGACAACGACTGCCTGTGCGTCGCGCCCGGTACCACACCGGCGAAGACGCGACCGATCGCCAAGTTGCCTGTGCGCAGCTTCATCACCAGCGTCAGCCACAACGATGTGTTGCCGCTGAAGCACTCCGTTGTGCTCAAGGGCATCGCCTTTGATGGCGGCGCAGGGATCAGCAAAGTGGAAGTGTCGATCGACGGTGGCAAGCAGTGGCGCGAAGCCGCACTTGGGCAGGACCTCGGCCGCTTTTCCTTCCGTGAATGGACACTGCTGATCAACTTCGCCCACCGAGGCGCGACGCAACTGCTGGTGCGAGCTTCCAATAACGCAGGGGAAACCCAGCCACTTCGCGCCGACTGGAATCCCGGCGGCTACCGTCGCAACGTCGTGGAATGCACCCACGTCACCATTGCCTGA
- a CDS encoding c-type cytochrome, protein MNRMKFVAALLFATPACWIAMAQAAPMSITLPPETAALKPSTLPGYALAQQKCSTCHSADYINFQPPGMSLEQWTAEASKMKNTYGAPISDEDVSIIGAYLATTYGTAQASDAAVQTASHPAKAEAVPAAKSDAMALLQNNACLSCHALDHKVVGPSYHEVAAKYAGDAQALEKVTASIQQGGAGKWGNVPMPAFAQLKADDLKALATFILQQ, encoded by the coding sequence ATGAATCGCATGAAGTTCGTGGCCGCCCTGCTCTTTGCAACGCCGGCTTGCTGGATTGCCATGGCGCAGGCAGCGCCCATGTCGATCACATTGCCGCCGGAAACGGCTGCACTCAAACCCAGTACACTGCCGGGTTATGCCTTGGCGCAACAGAAATGCTCGACCTGCCATTCTGCCGATTACATCAACTTCCAACCGCCAGGCATGAGCCTGGAACAGTGGACGGCAGAAGCGAGCAAGATGAAAAACACGTACGGCGCGCCGATCAGTGATGAAGATGTGAGCATCATCGGCGCCTACCTGGCGACCACCTACGGCACTGCCCAGGCAAGTGACGCTGCGGTGCAAACGGCCTCTCATCCAGCGAAGGCTGAGGCAGTGCCTGCTGCAAAAAGCGATGCCATGGCGTTGCTACAGAACAATGCCTGCCTGTCGTGCCACGCCCTTGATCACAAGGTGGTCGGCCCGTCTTATCACGAGGTGGCCGCCAAATATGCCGGCGATGCGCAGGCACTGGAGAAAGTGACGGCCAGTATTCAGCAAGGCGGCGCTGGCAAGTGGGGCAATGTGCCCATGCCGGCGTTTGCGCAGTTGAAAGCGGATGATCTGAAAGCGCTGGCGACGTTCATTCTTCAGCAATAA
- a CDS encoding DUF6434 domain-containing protein, which translates to MLTRNTQKVRQFLVSECGDAFKFDRAFMAWLKSGALDNTSSAS; encoded by the coding sequence TTGCTTACCCGCAACACGCAGAAAGTGCGACAGTTTCTGGTGAGTGAGTGCGGGGATGCTTTCAAGTTTGATCGCGCCTTCATGGCCTGGCTCAAGAGCGGGGCACTGGATAATACGTCGAGTGCTTCATGA
- a CDS encoding TerC family protein → MEYLLELAASPTAWVALATLVAMEVVLGIDNLIFISILTNKLPLEYRSKARRIGISMALVMRLALLSTVAWIVQLTDPVFEVFGNAFSWKDVILIAGGLFLLWKATKEIHENVDPHGAKEEAKVSSTVTLGFAAAIFQILLLDIVFSVDSIITAVGMTEHLPIMIIAVITAVIVMMVAADPLANFINDNPTVVMLALGFLIMIGMTLIAEGFGAHVPKGYVYAAMAFSTVIEILNILARRARLKREAAEG, encoded by the coding sequence ATGGAATATTTGCTGGAACTCGCCGCAAGCCCCACCGCCTGGGTTGCCCTGGCTACCCTCGTGGCCATGGAAGTGGTACTGGGTATCGATAACCTGATCTTCATCTCGATCCTGACCAACAAGCTGCCGCTGGAGTACCGCTCCAAAGCGCGGCGCATCGGTATCAGCATGGCCCTGGTGATGCGCCTGGCCCTGCTCAGCACCGTGGCCTGGATCGTGCAGTTGACCGACCCGGTGTTCGAAGTGTTCGGCAACGCCTTCTCCTGGAAGGACGTGATCCTGATCGCCGGTGGCCTGTTCCTGCTGTGGAAGGCCACCAAGGAAATCCACGAGAACGTCGACCCGCACGGGGCCAAGGAAGAGGCCAAGGTCTCGTCCACGGTCACCCTGGGCTTTGCGGCGGCGATCTTCCAGATCCTGCTGCTGGACATCGTGTTCTCGGTCGACAGCATCATCACCGCCGTGGGCATGACCGAGCACCTGCCGATCATGATCATCGCCGTGATTACCGCTGTGATCGTGATGATGGTAGCCGCCGACCCGCTGGCCAACTTCATCAACGACAACCCGACCGTGGTGATGCTGGCCCTGGGCTTCCTGATCATGATCGGCATGACCCTGATCGCCGAAGGTTTCGGTGCTCATGTGCCGAAGGGGTACGTGTATGCCGCGATGGCCTTCTCGACGGTGATCGAGATCCTCAACATCCTGGCGCGACGGGCACGGCTCAAGCGTGAGGCGGCTGAGGGGTGA
- the nhaR gene encoding transcriptional activator NhaR, with protein sequence MLNYRQLHYFWAVAKTGSIARASEQLNLTPQTISGQISLFEQTYGLDLFQRVGRQLELTETGRQALVYAEQMFQIGGELEAMLRAGPQEQILFRVGVADVVPKSIVYRLLAPTMELDDVLRINCREDKLERLLADLAIQRLDLVISDSPMPTHLDIKGYSQKLGECGLSFFATPTLAQRHAGAFPACLQDAPLLIPGQETVVRSRLLRWLGEQQVQPRIIGEFDDSALMQAFGQSGSGIFVAPSVIAEEVCRQYGVELIGQTDAVLESFYAISVERKVKHPGIVAITEGARRELFHW encoded by the coding sequence ATGCTCAATTACCGCCAGCTCCACTACTTCTGGGCCGTGGCCAAGACTGGCAGTATCGCCCGTGCCAGCGAGCAGCTGAATTTGACCCCGCAAACCATCAGCGGGCAAATCAGCCTGTTCGAGCAGACTTATGGCCTGGATCTGTTCCAGCGCGTCGGCCGGCAGCTTGAGCTGACCGAAACGGGTCGCCAGGCTCTGGTCTATGCCGAGCAGATGTTCCAGATCGGCGGCGAGCTGGAGGCCATGCTGCGGGCCGGCCCGCAGGAGCAGATTCTGTTTCGCGTCGGCGTCGCCGACGTGGTGCCCAAGTCGATCGTCTATCGCCTGCTGGCACCGACCATGGAGCTGGACGATGTGCTGCGCATCAACTGCCGCGAGGATAAGCTCGAGCGCCTGCTGGCAGACCTGGCGATCCAGCGCCTGGACTTGGTGATTTCCGACAGCCCGATGCCTACTCACCTGGATATCAAGGGTTACAGCCAGAAGCTCGGTGAATGCGGCCTGAGCTTTTTCGCCACCCCCACCCTGGCCCAGCGCCATGCCGGCGCCTTCCCCGCCTGCCTGCAGGATGCCCCATTGCTGATCCCCGGGCAGGAAACCGTGGTCCGCAGCCGTCTGCTGCGGTGGCTGGGCGAGCAACAGGTGCAGCCGCGAATCATTGGCGAGTTCGACGACAGTGCCTTGATGCAGGCATTCGGCCAGTCCGGCAGCGGCATTTTCGTGGCGCCGAGCGTGATTGCCGAGGAAGTGTGCCGGCAATACGGCGTCGAGCTGATTGGGCAGACGGATGCGGTGCTTGAGTCGTTCTATGCCATTTCGGTGGAACGCAAGGTGAAACATCCAGGGATCGTGGCAATTACGGAGGGTGCGCGACGGGAGCTGTTCCATTGGTGA
- the sstT gene encoding serine/threonine transporter SstT: MTPVFRLLNRTSLVTQIVIGLVAGIALALLAPAIARDLGFLGKVFVSALKAVAPVLVFILVMASIANHRHGQETHIRPILWLYLLGTFAAAVVAVVASMLFPSQLALSTSEATLSAPGGIAEVLQNLLLSAVDNPINALLKANFIGILTWAIGLGVALRHAGDTTRKVVEDLSNGVTLIVRVVIRFAPLGIFGLVSSTLAQSGLGALLGYLHLLAVLIGCMLFVALVMNPLIVFWKIRRNPYPLTLLCLRESGITAFFTRSSAANIPVNLALSERLGLHEDTYSVSIPLGATINMAGAAITITVLTLAAVHTLGIAVDLPTAVLLSLVAAVCACGASGVAGGSLLLIPLACSLFGIPSEIAMQVVAVGFIIGVLQDSAETALNSSTDVLFTAAACQAEERRGA, encoded by the coding sequence ATGACCCCTGTTTTCCGCCTCCTCAACCGTACCAGCCTGGTGACCCAGATCGTCATCGGCTTGGTCGCCGGTATCGCCCTAGCCCTGCTGGCGCCGGCCATCGCCCGCGACCTGGGCTTCCTCGGCAAGGTGTTCGTCAGCGCCCTCAAGGCCGTCGCGCCGGTGCTGGTGTTCATCCTGGTCATGGCGTCGATCGCCAACCATCGCCACGGCCAGGAAACCCACATTCGCCCGATCCTTTGGCTGTACCTGCTGGGCACCTTCGCGGCAGCGGTGGTCGCCGTGGTGGCCAGCATGCTGTTCCCCTCGCAACTGGCCCTCAGCACCAGCGAGGCCACGCTCAGCGCACCAGGCGGCATCGCCGAGGTGCTGCAGAACTTGTTGCTCAGCGCCGTGGACAACCCGATCAACGCCCTGCTCAAGGCCAACTTCATCGGCATCCTGACCTGGGCCATCGGCCTGGGCGTGGCTTTGCGCCACGCCGGCGACACTACCCGTAAAGTGGTCGAAGACCTGTCCAACGGTGTAACGTTAATCGTGCGCGTGGTCATCCGCTTCGCGCCGCTGGGCATCTTCGGCCTGGTCAGCTCCACCCTCGCCCAGTCGGGCCTGGGCGCCCTGCTCGGCTACCTGCACCTGCTGGCGGTACTGATCGGCTGCATGCTGTTCGTGGCGCTGGTGATGAACCCGCTGATCGTATTCTGGAAGATTCGCCGCAACCCGTATCCGCTGACGCTGCTGTGCCTGCGCGAGAGCGGCATCACGGCGTTCTTCACCCGCAGCTCGGCGGCCAACATCCCGGTCAACCTGGCGCTTTCGGAGCGTCTGGGCCTGCACGAAGACACCTACTCGGTGTCGATCCCGCTGGGTGCGACCATCAACATGGCCGGCGCGGCGATCACCATCACCGTGCTGACCCTGGCGGCGGTGCATACCTTGGGTATTGCGGTCGACCTGCCAACCGCCGTGCTGCTCAGCTTGGTCGCGGCGGTTTGCGCCTGCGGTGCTTCGGGCGTTGCGGGTGGGTCGCTGTTGCTGATTCCGCTGGCGTGCAGCCTGTTCGGCATTCCTAGCGAGATCGCCATGCAAGTGGTGGCGGTGGGCTTCATCATCGGCGTGTTGCAAGACTCGGCGGAGACGGCGTTGAACTCTTCGACCGATGTGCTGTTTACTGCGGCGGCGTGCCAGGCTGAAGAGCGGCGCGGCGCTTGA
- a CDS encoding YceH family protein — MSEHETAGEGRFSSIEIRILGSLIEKQATSPESYPLTLNALVLACNQKTSREPVMNLSQGQVGQALRTLEGQHMTRLQMGSRADRWEQRVDKALELVPAQLVLMGLMFLRGPQTLNELLTRSNRLHDFDDTEQIQHQLERLISRGLALHLPRQAGQREDRYTHALGDPAEIEAILAARQQEGGARSSGGGVSEERIEALEARIAALEARLAELEG, encoded by the coding sequence ATGTCAGAACACGAAACCGCAGGTGAAGGCCGCTTCAGCAGTATCGAGATCCGCATTCTCGGCTCGCTGATCGAAAAACAGGCCACCAGCCCGGAAAGCTATCCACTGACCCTCAATGCCCTGGTCCTGGCCTGCAACCAGAAAACCAGCCGCGAACCCGTCATGAACCTGAGCCAAGGCCAGGTCGGCCAGGCCCTGCGCACCCTCGAAGGCCAGCACATGACCCGCCTGCAGATGGGCAGCCGAGCCGACCGCTGGGAGCAACGGGTGGACAAGGCCCTGGAACTGGTGCCAGCACAGCTTGTGCTGATGGGCCTGATGTTCCTGCGCGGCCCGCAAACCCTCAACGAACTGCTGACCCGCAGCAACCGCCTGCACGACTTCGACGACACCGAACAGATCCAGCACCAGCTGGAGCGCCTGATCTCCCGCGGCCTGGCCTTGCACCTGCCGCGCCAGGCCGGCCAGCGCGAAGACCGCTACACCCATGCGCTGGGTGACCCGGCGGAGATCGAGGCAATCCTTGCTGCACGCCAGCAGGAAGGTGGCGCCCGCAGCAGCGGCGGTGGTGTATCGGAAGAGCGCATCGAAGCCCTGGAAGCGCGGATTGCAGCGCTGGAGGCGCGCCTGGCCGAACTCGAAGGCTGA
- the ahpF gene encoding alkyl hydroperoxide reductase subunit F, producing the protein MLDATLKSQLKTYLERVTQPIEIVASLDDGAKSRELHDLLVEIAGLSNLITLRADGDDARRPSFSLNRPGADISLRFAGIPMGHEFTSLVLALLQVGGHPSKASAEVIEQIQGLQGEFTFETYFSLSCQNCPDVVQALNLMAVLNPNVRHVAIDGALFQDEVESRKIMAVPSIYLNGEVFGQGRMGLEEILGKIDTSAGSRQAEKINAKDAFDVLVVGGGPAGAAAAIYAARKGIRTGVAAERFGGQVLDTLAIENFISVQETEGPKLATALEEHVKQYDVDIMNLQRGEALIPATDGGLHEVRLAGGASLKAKTVILATGARWREMNVPGEQEYRARGVAYCPHCDGPLFKGKRVAVIGGGNSGVEAAIDLAGIVAQVTLIEFDSQLRADAVLQRKLHSLPNVKVITRALTTEVVGNGEKVTGLRYKDRATDEVHDLALEGIFVQIGLLPNTDWLKGTVELSPRGEIIVDAKGATNIPGVFAAGDVTTVPYKQIVIAVGEGAKASLAAFDHLIRTSAPA; encoded by the coding sequence ATGTTGGACGCCACGCTTAAATCGCAACTGAAAACCTACCTGGAGCGGGTCACACAGCCGATCGAGATCGTAGCCTCCCTCGACGACGGCGCGAAGTCTCGCGAACTGCACGACCTGCTGGTGGAAATTGCCGGCCTGTCGAACCTGATTACCCTGCGCGCGGACGGTGATGACGCCCGTCGTCCATCGTTCTCGCTCAATCGCCCGGGGGCGGATATTAGCCTGCGCTTTGCCGGTATCCCCATGGGCCACGAATTCACCTCCTTGGTGCTGGCGCTGCTGCAAGTCGGCGGCCACCCGTCCAAGGCCAGCGCCGAAGTGATCGAGCAGATCCAGGGGCTGCAAGGCGAATTCACCTTCGAGACCTATTTCTCGCTGTCGTGCCAGAACTGCCCGGACGTGGTCCAGGCGCTGAACTTGATGGCAGTGCTCAACCCCAACGTCCGCCACGTGGCCATCGACGGCGCGCTGTTCCAGGACGAAGTCGAAAGCCGCAAGATCATGGCGGTGCCGAGCATCTACCTGAACGGCGAAGTGTTCGGCCAGGGCCGCATGGGCCTGGAAGAGATCCTCGGCAAGATCGACACCAGTGCGGGCAGCCGCCAGGCCGAGAAGATCAACGCCAAGGACGCCTTTGACGTGCTGGTGGTCGGCGGTGGCCCAGCGGGTGCTGCGGCAGCGATCTACGCAGCGCGCAAAGGTATCCGTACCGGTGTCGCAGCCGAGCGTTTCGGCGGCCAGGTGCTCGACACTCTGGCCATCGAGAACTTCATCTCGGTGCAGGAAACCGAAGGGCCGAAACTGGCCACGGCGCTGGAAGAGCACGTCAAGCAGTACGACGTCGACATCATGAACCTGCAGCGCGGCGAAGCGCTGATTCCGGCCACTGACGGCGGCCTGCACGAAGTGCGCCTGGCCGGCGGTGCCTCGCTCAAGGCCAAGACCGTGATCCTGGCTACCGGTGCCCGCTGGCGTGAGATGAACGTGCCGGGCGAGCAGGAATACCGCGCCCGTGGCGTGGCCTACTGCCCGCACTGCGACGGCCCGCTGTTCAAGGGCAAGCGCGTAGCGGTGATCGGCGGCGGCAACTCCGGCGTGGAAGCGGCCATCGACCTGGCCGGCATCGTCGCCCAGGTGACGCTGATCGAGTTCGACAGCCAGTTGCGCGCCGACGCGGTGTTGCAGCGCAAGTTGCACAGCCTGCCCAACGTCAAGGTCATCACCCGCGCGCTGACCACCGAGGTGGTGGGCAATGGCGAAAAAGTGACAGGACTGCGCTACAAGGACCGCGCCACGGATGAAGTGCACGACCTGGCGCTGGAAGGCATCTTCGTACAGATCGGCCTGCTGCCGAACACCGATTGGCTCAAGGGCACGGTCGAGCTGTCGCCGCGTGGCGAAATCATCGTCGATGCCAAAGGCGCGACCAACATTCCTGGCGTGTTTGCTGCCGGTGACGTGACCACGGTGCCGTACAAGCAGATCGTCATCGCGGTGGGTGAGGGGGCCAAGGCATCGCTGGCTGCCTTCGACCACCTGATTCGGACCTCTGCTCCGGCGTAA
- the ahpC gene encoding alkyl hydroperoxide reductase subunit C produces the protein MPIINSQVKPFNATAFHNGEFVQVSEADLKGKWSVVFFYPADFTFVCPTELGDLADNYAEFQKLGVEIYGVSTDTHFTHKAWHDTSDTIGKIKYPLIGDPTHVISRNFDVLIEEAGLADRGTFVINPEGQIKIVEINDGGVGRDASELLRKVKAAQYVAAHPGEVCPAKWKEGEATLAPSLDLVGKI, from the coding sequence ATGCCTATCATCAACAGCCAGGTCAAACCGTTCAACGCCACCGCCTTCCACAACGGCGAATTCGTTCAGGTAAGCGAAGCGGACCTGAAGGGCAAGTGGTCTGTCGTGTTCTTCTACCCGGCCGACTTCACTTTCGTCTGCCCGACCGAACTGGGTGACCTTGCTGACAACTACGCCGAGTTCCAGAAACTGGGCGTGGAGATCTACGGTGTATCCACCGACACCCACTTCACCCACAAAGCCTGGCACGACACCTCGGACACCATCGGCAAGATCAAGTACCCGCTGATCGGTGACCCGACCCACGTCATCTCGCGCAACTTCGACGTGTTGATCGAAGAAGCCGGCCTGGCCGATCGCGGTACCTTCGTGATCAACCCGGAAGGCCAGATCAAGATCGTCGAAATCAACGACGGCGGTGTAGGCCGTGACGCCAGCGAGCTGCTGCGCAAGGTCAAGGCTGCCCAGTACGTCGCTGCCCACCCAGGCGAAGTGTGCCCAGCCAAGTGGAAAGAAGGCGAAGCTACCCTGGCGCCATCGCTGGACCTGGTCGGCAAGATCTGA